One Kribbella sp. NBC_00662 genomic region harbors:
- the pafA gene encoding Pup--protein ligase, whose protein sequence is MNRRIFGLENEYGVTCTFRGQRRLTPDEVARYLFRRVVSWGRSSNVFLRNGARLYLDVGSHPEYATGECDSVTDLIAHDKAGERILEGLLVDAQKRLHDEGIFGDVYLFKNNTDSAGNSYGCHENYLVSRHGDFAKLADVLIPFLVTRQLICGAGKVLQTPRGAVYSVSQRAEHIWEGVSSATTRSRPIINTRDEPHADAERFRRLHVIVGDSNMSETTMLLKVASTDLVLRMIEAGIVMRDLTLDNPIRAIREISHDMTGRREVRLANGREASALDIQTEYLTKARDFVDRRELGTPAVERALSLWERTLKAIESGDMSGIEREIDWVIKYRLIERYRAQNNLGLASPRVAQLDLAYHDIHRPRGLYYLLERKGAVTRVVDDLRVFEAKSVPPQTTRARLRGEFIKRAQERRRDFTVDWVHLKLNDQAQRTVLCKDPFKSHDERVEKLIASM, encoded by the coding sequence GTGAACCGGCGAATCTTCGGTCTGGAGAACGAGTACGGCGTGACCTGTACGTTCCGCGGGCAGCGGCGACTGACCCCGGACGAGGTGGCGCGGTACCTGTTTCGGCGGGTCGTGTCCTGGGGGCGGAGCAGCAACGTCTTCCTCCGCAACGGGGCCCGGCTCTACCTCGACGTGGGTTCCCACCCGGAGTACGCAACCGGTGAGTGCGATTCGGTCACCGACCTGATCGCGCACGACAAGGCCGGTGAGCGGATCCTGGAGGGACTGCTGGTCGACGCGCAGAAGCGGCTGCACGACGAAGGCATCTTCGGCGACGTCTACCTGTTCAAGAACAACACCGACTCGGCCGGCAACAGCTACGGCTGCCACGAGAACTACCTGGTCTCCCGGCACGGCGACTTCGCCAAGCTGGCCGACGTGCTGATCCCGTTCCTGGTCACCCGGCAGCTGATCTGCGGCGCCGGCAAGGTGCTGCAGACTCCGCGCGGCGCGGTGTACTCCGTGTCCCAGCGGGCCGAGCACATCTGGGAAGGGGTCTCCAGCGCGACCACCCGGTCCCGGCCGATCATCAACACCCGGGACGAGCCGCACGCGGACGCCGAGCGGTTCCGCCGGCTGCACGTGATCGTCGGCGACTCGAACATGTCCGAGACCACGATGCTGCTCAAGGTGGCCAGCACCGACCTGGTACTGCGGATGATCGAGGCCGGCATAGTGATGCGCGACCTGACCCTGGACAACCCGATCCGGGCGATCCGCGAGATCAGCCACGACATGACCGGCCGCCGCGAGGTCCGGCTGGCGAACGGTCGAGAAGCCTCGGCCCTGGACATCCAGACGGAGTACCTGACCAAGGCGCGCGACTTCGTCGACCGCCGCGAGCTCGGGACGCCGGCCGTCGAGCGGGCGCTGTCGCTGTGGGAGCGGACGCTGAAGGCGATCGAGTCCGGCGACATGTCCGGCATCGAGCGCGAGATCGACTGGGTGATCAAGTACCGGCTGATCGAGCGGTACCGCGCGCAGAACAACCTCGGTCTGGCCAGCCCGCGGGTGGCACAGCTCGACCTGGCGTACCACGACATCCACCGGCCGCGCGGGCTGTACTACCTGCTCGAGCGCAAGGGCGCCGTCACCCGGGTCGTCGACGACCTGCGGGTGTTCGAGGCCAAGTCGGTGCCGCCGCAGACCACGCGGGCCCGGCTGCGCGGTGAGTTCATCAAGCGGGCCCAGGAGCGCCGCCGCGACTTCACCGTCGACTGGGTGCACCTGAAGCTGAACGACCAGGCCCAGCGGACTGTGCTGTGCAAGGACCCCTTCAAGTCCCACGACGAGCGCGTGGAGAAGCTGATCGCCAGCATGTAA